A DNA window from Candidatus Eisenbacteria bacterium contains the following coding sequences:
- a CDS encoding DUF2723 domain-containing protein has translation MNSPSRLTALALFVAFFLIYLVTAAPSVMFGDSAEMQIVGLTDGIPHGTGYPTFVLLARLFAPLPGIDPAFRITLISVMCGAVSVSLAFAVMRTLGIRLAAAAIAAGVYGLSFTFWRAAQRPEVYTLGVAMALLALWSGIVALRTGRTPHLLLAAFLLGLTLTGHLSFGAPASILGLALAWRALRGRPRGLLRLATLAFAWVLGIAPYSYLVWLDHQPRPYNHFHMIQIVANPLNHPDPNFDTSWKRVKWLVLGRNNYPSPPLDLDPRSIARRVLESIAKLTLFELGPLVVVWMAVGVVALLRRPPPATLAVALAFAVALAFAAVVGAGPVLLLVLMPLTLMAMLLAGFGLDAALGRFEAIASARRAFALVVVGVAIALLAAPAHLTRVYADVHPIGPWRFRMTEESFDAYPRPGLIPSMHDLVEPGRFGRDLLSKAPADALVSAYWGEFMNLTYLQVVEHRRPDLTLEPQSPEGLAVRIAQWQAAHPIDSHPLVFASYPASLADHTLALDSLQLEGGRWIYVQRTPMVPRSPRR, from the coding sequence ATGAATTCGCCCTCCCGCCTGACGGCGCTCGCGCTGTTCGTCGCGTTCTTCCTGATCTACCTCGTGACGGCGGCGCCTTCGGTGATGTTCGGCGACAGCGCGGAGATGCAGATCGTCGGGCTCACCGACGGCATTCCTCACGGCACCGGTTACCCGACGTTCGTCCTGCTCGCACGGTTGTTCGCGCCGCTGCCGGGCATCGATCCCGCGTTTCGAATCACGCTCATCAGTGTGATGTGCGGCGCCGTTTCGGTGTCGCTCGCGTTCGCGGTCATGCGCACGCTCGGAATTCGCCTCGCGGCGGCCGCGATCGCGGCCGGCGTCTACGGCCTGAGCTTCACGTTCTGGCGCGCCGCGCAGCGCCCCGAGGTCTACACGCTCGGTGTGGCCATGGCGCTGCTCGCGTTGTGGAGCGGCATCGTGGCGCTGCGGACGGGACGCACGCCCCACCTGCTGCTCGCCGCTTTCCTGCTCGGCCTCACGCTCACCGGGCATCTGAGCTTCGGCGCGCCGGCTTCGATCCTGGGTCTCGCGCTCGCGTGGCGCGCGCTGCGGGGGAGGCCCCGCGGCCTCCTGCGACTCGCCACCCTGGCGTTCGCATGGGTGCTCGGCATCGCGCCCTACTCCTACCTGGTGTGGCTCGATCACCAGCCGCGTCCTTACAACCACTTTCACATGATCCAGATCGTCGCGAACCCGCTGAATCACCCCGATCCGAACTTCGACACCTCATGGAAGCGCGTGAAGTGGCTGGTGCTGGGACGCAACAACTATCCGTCGCCGCCGCTCGACCTCGATCCGCGCTCGATCGCCCGGCGGGTGCTCGAGTCGATTGCGAAGCTGACGTTGTTCGAGCTCGGCCCGCTGGTGGTGGTGTGGATGGCGGTCGGCGTCGTGGCGCTGCTGCGCCGCCCGCCGCCGGCGACGCTCGCGGTCGCGCTCGCGTTCGCAGTGGCGCTCGCCTTCGCCGCGGTGGTCGGGGCGGGACCGGTGCTGCTGCTGGTCCTCATGCCGCTCACGCTGATGGCGATGTTGCTGGCGGGATTCGGACTCGATGCGGCGCTCGGACGCTTCGAGGCGATCGCGTCCGCACGCCGTGCATTCGCGTTGGTCGTCGTGGGAGTGGCGATCGCGCTGCTCGCGGCTCCCGCGCACCTGACTCGCGTGTACGCCGACGTGCACCCGATCGGGCCGTGGCGGTTTCGCATGACCGAGGAGTCGTTCGATGCCTATCCGCGGCCGGGTCTGATTCCGTCCATGCACGACCTCGTCGAACCGGGGCGTTTCGGGCGTGATCTCCTGTCGAAGGCGCCGGCCGACGCGTTGGTGAGTGCTTACTGGGGCGAGTTCATGAACCTGACCTACCTGCAGGTGGTCGAACACCGGCGCCCCGATCTGACGCTCGAGCCGCAGAGCCCCGAGGGACTCGCCGTTCGCATCGCCCAATGGCAGGCCGCCCACCCGATCGACTCGCACCCGCTGGTGTTCGCGAGTTATCCGGCTTCGCTCGCCGATCACACGCTGGCGCTCGACTCGCTGCAGCTCGAGGGCGGTCGCTGGATCTACGTGCAACGGACTCCGATGGTGCCCCGCTCGCCACGGCGGTGA